From Bradyrhizobium sp. sBnM-33:
AGAATGCCGAGCGCGTCGCGGGCGCCGATCACAGTGACCGACGGCGGAGGCGCCGGTTCCTTTTTCGTGGCATCTTTCGCTGCATCAGCCGGAGCGGCACGGCTTCCCTGCGTTCCACTATCTTCCGCTGCCGAAACCGGAAGGCTCATCGCTAGCCCGGCGATCAGCGATATGATGACAATACCGGCGCGCATATGGCCCTCCTGAACTCCGAAGACGCACGGATGGGAATGCACGACCGCTAATGCGTCAACACGATCGACACCTGAATCTGTCCGCGCGTGCGCAATACCTCGAGCGACACTTCCTCGCCGTGGCGGCGCACCCTCAAATCGACGCTGGAAGGCCCGAGCCGCAGATCGCGTAATACCACCTCGTTGAGGAATTCCGGCAGGCGCGGGTCACGAAGCCGGATCTCGCCGCGCGCGGCATCGAATTCAAGGCCGAGCGCTGCTTCAAGTAGCGTAAACGGCGTCGCGCTGGCCCAGGCCTGCGGCGCGCAGGCGACCGGATAAAGCACCGGTCCGCGCCGCTTTTCCCGTCGGAATCCGCAGAACAATTCCGGCAGCCGCCGCAAGTCCATGTAGCTCGCAGCGTCGAACAGGCCCTTGAACAGATGCGCTACCGAATGTTTCAGGCCGTAGCGTGCAAAACCGAGCGCGATCAGCGCATTGTCGTGCGGCCAGATCGATCCGTTGTGATAGGACATCGGGTTGTAGCGAACCTCACCGTAGGCCACGGTGCGGATGCCCCATCCCGAATAGAATTTCTGGCTCATCAGATCGGCCGCAACGAGGCGGGCGCGGTCGGTCCGGACGATGCCGGTGAAGAGAAGCTGGCCGGCATTGGACGTTCGAACCTTGCACGGCCGCTTGGCACCATCGAGCGCCAGCGCGTAGGTGCCGAGTTCCTCGCACCAGAACGCCTCCTCGAAGCGCTCGGCCAGCAGCAGGGCTTCGGATTCGAGCTTCGCCGCCTGATCAATTTTTCCCAACCGCCGTGCGCAACGGGCGGCCAGCCGCTTGGCGGCGAAGACATAGCCCTGAACTTCCGCCAGCGCGATATAGCCTTCGGCGAGTTGCCCATCGGCATGGAAGATCGCGTCGTAGGAATCCTTCCAGCCCTGGTTGGCGAGCCCCTGTTCGGTAGCACGCTGGTACTCAATGAAACCGTCATGATCGGGGTCGCCAGGCCCGTCGATCCACCGCAACGCCGCCTCGATCGCGGGCCACAGTTCGGCCAGCGTTTCCTCGTCGCCGGTGCGCTCGACATAATAACCGGCCAACAGCACGAACAGCGATGTCGAGTCGACGCTACCGTAATATTGCGCAAACGGCACTTCGCGCAGCGCCGCCATCTCGCCGCCGCGCATTTCGTGCAGGATCTTGCCAGGTTCGGCATCGGCGAGCGGATCGACGGCCTTGGCCTGAAAATGAGCCAGCCGCCGCAGCACGCCCTGGGCAATACGCGGATCGACCCACAGCATCTGCAGTGCGGTGATCAGTCCATCGCGACCGAACGTGGTCGAATACCAGGGAATGCCCGCATAGGGATATCGCCCCTGCGGCGTTTCGGTCATCAGCATGTTGAGGTCGCCCATCGCCTGGCACAGAACCTCGTTGAAGATGTCGTTCGACGTCTCGATGCTGGCTGCGCCGATCGTCGAGCGCCGCATCTCGCGGCGATGCGCCAGCAGGCCGCGATAGAACGGTACCGGCTTCTGCATGGCAGGCTTGTTGCAGGACACCGCGACGAACAATGCGATCACTTCCTTCGGCGCCAACTCGAAATGATAGGTTGCCGAATTGACTGCGAGCCGCGTCGGCCGTGGCTCGAAATGCAACGATGTAACGCGGACCTGACCGTCGAGCCCGCTGTACTCCAGCACGACATCGCTGGGGCCAAGCAACCGGCTGGAGCCCACTCCCCGGCGCGACCGGCGCTCGCCGCGCACCTCGAACAAGTCGGCGAAGTCATTGTCGAACAACAGCGTCAGGTCGAAGCTCGCCGGCCGGTCGCCGTGATTTTGCAGGGCGATGCGCTGGTAGGCGGTACCGCGCCACAGGAAAATCGAGCGCACGATGTGCAGCGTGTCCTTCTGCAACGCCAGCCTGCCGTTGCGGTACACGTCCGAATTGGTGAGATCGATGGTCAGCGCCGAATTGTCATCGCGCAGATTGGAACCGAGCAACAGCGGCTGGACTTCGTCGAGCACCATCTCCAGCCGGGCGAGATAACGGGTGTCGGCGTTGAACAGACCGTCGGGCCCGCCGGCGGAGGCGCCGATATCGCCATGGCTGTCCAGCACGATGAATGTATCGTCGTGCTTGAGCGAGCGGCGCTGCCGCGTCGCCGGCCCCGTCATCGGGATGTAGAAAGGTGATTCCGCGACGTGTTCGGCAGCCTGAATGGTGATCAGTTGGGTGACTTCGGCTGTCATTTTGACCCCTCAAGCGATTTCCTTGCGTTGTGATGGACGCATCGGGACGCAAACGCAACTGCCACAGATCAGGCCGCATGGCTGGCGAGGCGGCCCATTTCGCGCGCGACCAATTCTCGGTAAGGCCCTCTTCCCTGCACGAGAATATCCGGCGGCCCATCTTCAATGATTCGCCCGTGATCCAGCACCACCACGCGGTCAAAATTGCGCAAGGTGGCGAGACGGTGGGCGATGGCAATCACGGTGCGTCCGCGCATCAGCCGCGCCAGCGCCTCGCGGATCGCCTCTTCGGATTCGCTGTCGAGCGCCGCCGTTGCCTCGTCCAGCAACAGGATCGGCGCGTCTTTCAGGAAGGCGCGCGCGATGGCGATCCGCTGCCGCTGCCCGCCGGAGACCTTGATACCGCGATCGCCAACCATCGTCGCCATGCCTTCGGGCAGATTTTCGATGAAATCGCAGCGCGCTGCAATCGCCGCGCGCAGCACCTCGTCGTCGGTCGCGTTCGGACGTCCGTAGCGGATATTTTCCATGATCGAGCGGTGGAACAGCGAGATGTCCTGCGGCACCACCGAGATCGCCTCGCGGAGGCTCTGCTGCGTCACCCGCGAAATGTCCTGGCCGTCAATGGTGATGCTGCCGTGCTGGACGTCATAGAAGCGCTGCAGCAGCACAAACAGGCTGGATTTCCCGCCGCCGGAATGACCGACCAGCCCGACCCGTTGTCCCGGCTGAATGCGCAAGGAGAA
This genomic window contains:
- a CDS encoding amylo-alpha-1,6-glucosidase; its protein translation is MTAEVTQLITIQAAEHVAESPFYIPMTGPATRQRRSLKHDDTFIVLDSHGDIGASAGGPDGLFNADTRYLARLEMVLDEVQPLLLGSNLRDDNSALTIDLTNSDVYRNGRLALQKDTLHIVRSIFLWRGTAYQRIALQNHGDRPASFDLTLLFDNDFADLFEVRGERRSRRGVGSSRLLGPSDVVLEYSGLDGQVRVTSLHFEPRPTRLAVNSATYHFELAPKEVIALFVAVSCNKPAMQKPVPFYRGLLAHRREMRRSTIGAASIETSNDIFNEVLCQAMGDLNMLMTETPQGRYPYAGIPWYSTTFGRDGLITALQMLWVDPRIAQGVLRRLAHFQAKAVDPLADAEPGKILHEMRGGEMAALREVPFAQYYGSVDSTSLFVLLAGYYVERTGDEETLAELWPAIEAALRWIDGPGDPDHDGFIEYQRATEQGLANQGWKDSYDAIFHADGQLAEGYIALAEVQGYVFAAKRLAARCARRLGKIDQAAKLESEALLLAERFEEAFWCEELGTYALALDGAKRPCKVRTSNAGQLLFTGIVRTDRARLVAADLMSQKFYSGWGIRTVAYGEVRYNPMSYHNGSIWPHDNALIALGFARYGLKHSVAHLFKGLFDAASYMDLRRLPELFCGFRREKRRGPVLYPVACAPQAWASATPFTLLEAALGLEFDAARGEIRLRDPRLPEFLNEVVLRDLRLGPSSVDLRVRRHGEEVSLEVLRTRGQIQVSIVLTH